The [Clostridium] celerecrescens 18A genomic sequence CCTTTAAACATTTTCCTGTTCTTTTTATTTAAGGAATGGAAGGATTCCGCCTATGGAATTATGCGGTCTCGGGATTACATGAACTGCTACTACCTCTCCCACTCTGGATGCCGCTTCCTCTCCTGCTTCCACTGCCGCCTTGACAGCTCCTACGTCTCCCTGAACCATAACCGACACCAGGCCGGAGCCAATTTTCTCAGTTCCCACCATTTCTACGTCCGCAGCTTTTAACATGGCATCTGCTGCCTCGATCGATGCGGTAAGGCCTCTTGTCTCAATCATTCCCAGTGCTAACATTCCCTTTTTTACTGCTGTCTCTGCCATTTACTTATCCTCCTTAAGTTTGTGTTCTTCTTCCTCTGGTTTTACAGGATTCTTTTCGTTTTCATGCCTGTCTATCATATTTAAAAGCTTCAATACCTCCGGATGAGGGTTTTCGATGGACACGGATACTTTTACATTGTCATCTCCCACGATCCGCCCTGCCTCTCTGGCCGCCTCCACTGCGGCACGAACCGCCGAGGTCTCACCCGCTAATACTGTGTGGCACA encodes the following:
- a CDS encoding BMC domain-containing protein, which translates into the protein MAETAVKKGMLALGMIETRGLTASIEAADAMLKAADVEMVGTEKIGSGLVSVMVQGDVGAVKAAVEAGEEAASRVGEVVAVHVIPRPHNSIGGILPFLK
- a CDS encoding BMC domain-containing protein; translated protein: MKTNRNAIGVLEINYYANTVVVVDQALKAAEVEIVSCHKKLGGRMCHTVLAGETSAVRAAVEAAREAGRIVGDDNVKVSVSIENPHPEVLKLLNMIDRHENEKNPVKPEEEEHKLKEDK